One Prodigiosinella aquatilis DNA window includes the following coding sequences:
- the infC gene encoding translation initiation factor IF-3 — protein sequence MKGGKRVQPARPNRINREIRAHEVRLTGIDGEQLGIVSLNEALEKAEEAGVDLVEISPNAEPPVCRIMDYGKFLYEKSKATKEQKKKQKVIQVKEIKFRPGTDDGDYQVKLRNLIRFLEDGDKAKITLRFRGREMAHQQIGIEMLNRVRDDLSELAVVESFPTKIEGRQMIMVLAPKKKQ from the coding sequence ATTAAAGGCGGAAAACGAGTTCAACCGGCGCGTCCTAATCGCATCAACAGAGAAATTCGCGCACACGAGGTACGTCTAACGGGTATTGATGGCGAACAGCTTGGTATTGTCAGCCTGAATGAAGCGTTAGAAAAAGCCGAGGAAGCAGGTGTCGATTTAGTAGAAATCAGTCCGAACGCCGAGCCGCCGGTTTGCCGAATCATGGATTACGGCAAGTTCCTCTATGAGAAGAGTAAGGCCACTAAAGAGCAGAAGAAGAAGCAAAAAGTTATTCAGGTCAAGGAAATCAAATTCCGACCTGGTACCGATGATGGCGACTATCAGGTCAAACTACGCAACCTGATTCGCTTTCTGGAAGATGGTGATAAAGCCAAAATAACACTACGTTTTCGTGGACGTGAAATGGCACACCAACAGATTGGTATCGAAATGCTTAATCGCGTTCGTGACGATCTGAGTGAACTGGCAGTTGTTGAGTCCTTCCCGACGAAGATCGAGGGCCGCCAGATGATTATGGTGCTTGCACCGAAGAAGAAACAGTAA
- the yddG gene encoding aromatic amino acid DMT transporter YddG: MTSQRATLVGLSAILLWSTSVGLIRRLTESLGPLGGAAMIYSSSALCLILFNGFPPIRSQSKIYLLLGGALFVCYEIFFSLAIGFATNRMQAMELGMVNYLWPCLTILFAIVINQQKSRFFLWPGIALSLAGIVWIMKGDGVWSLSLMWRNIIANPVAYGLAFAAAIVWALYCNVSRRFGGGKSGISLFFVAVSAVLWRQYLFSEEPVLSFSLTTVLELLFIAGSTALSYMAWDIGIQRGNLTLLATASYFTPMLSALLSALWLNIIPTFSFWQGVFMITVGSLLSWLATRSS; this comes from the coding sequence ATAACGTCACAACGCGCTACGCTGGTTGGATTAAGTGCCATACTGCTTTGGAGTACGTCTGTTGGACTAATTCGAAGGTTGACAGAATCGCTGGGCCCTCTTGGCGGAGCCGCAATGATTTACTCCTCCAGCGCACTATGCCTTATTCTGTTCAATGGTTTTCCTCCCATTAGAAGTCAATCCAAAATCTATTTACTGCTAGGTGGAGCTCTGTTTGTCTGCTATGAGATCTTTTTTTCTCTGGCTATCGGCTTTGCAACTAATCGTATGCAGGCTATGGAATTGGGAATGGTTAATTATCTCTGGCCTTGTCTGACTATTCTGTTCGCCATCGTTATTAACCAACAGAAAAGTCGCTTTTTCCTGTGGCCAGGTATTGCGCTGTCATTAGCCGGTATCGTATGGATCATGAAAGGCGATGGTGTCTGGTCACTATCACTCATGTGGCGCAACATTATTGCCAACCCCGTAGCTTACGGATTGGCCTTTGCCGCCGCCATTGTCTGGGCACTGTATTGCAATGTTTCTCGCCGTTTTGGTGGTGGTAAAAGCGGTATTTCACTGTTCTTTGTTGCGGTATCAGCGGTGTTGTGGCGTCAATATCTGTTCAGCGAAGAACCCGTGCTTTCCTTTTCTCTGACCACGGTGTTGGAATTGTTGTTTATCGCAGGCTCTACAGCATTATCGTATATGGCGTGGGACATCGGCATACAGCGGGGTAATCTCACATTGCTGGCCACCGCATCTTACTTTACGCCAATGCTATCTGCATTACTGAGTGCATTATGGCTGAATATTATCCCCACCTTTTCGTTCTGGCAGGGAGTTTTCATGATCACGGTAGGATCACTGCTGTCCTGGCTGGCAACACGTTCCTCATAA
- the thrS gene encoding threonine--tRNA ligase, with translation MPVITLPDGSQRHYDRAVSPLDVAMDIGPGLAKACIAGRVNGELIDATDPMESDVELAIITAKDDAGLEIIRHSCAHLLGHAIKQLWPDTKMAIGPVIDHGFYYDIDLDHMLTQEDIDLLEKRMHELASKDYDVIKKKVSWQEARDTFMTRGEVYKVAILDENISHDDHPGLYHHEEYIDMCRGPHVPNMRFCHHFKLQKTSGAYWRGDSKNKMLQRIYGTAWADKKQLSAYLQRMEEAAKRDHRKIGKQLDLYHMQEEAPGMVFWHNDGWTIFRELEVFVRMKLKEYQYQEVKGPFMMDRVLWEKTGHWENYAEHMFTTSSENREYCIKPMNCPGHVQIFNQGLKSYRDLPLRMAEFGSCHRNEPSGSLHGLMRVRGFTQDDAHIFCTEDQVRSEVNSCIKMVYDMYSTFGFDKIVVKLSTRPEKRIGTDEMWTRAEDDLAAALAENSIPFEFQPGEGAFYGPKIEFTLHDCLDRAWQCGTVQLDFSLPGRLNASYVGESNERQVPVMIHRAILGSMERFIGILTEEYAGFFPTWLAPVQVVIMNITDNQSDYVSELTRKLQEAGIRVKADLRNEKIGFKIREHTLRRVPYMLVCGDKEVEAGKVAVRTRRGKDLGSLDVREVISKLQEEIRSRSLHQLEE, from the coding sequence ATGCCTGTTATTACACTTCCTGATGGTAGTCAACGCCATTACGACCGCGCAGTTTCTCCTCTTGATGTTGCCATGGATATTGGTCCAGGTCTGGCTAAAGCTTGTATTGCCGGCCGAGTAAATGGCGAATTGATCGATGCAACCGATCCGATGGAATCGGATGTCGAACTGGCGATCATCACCGCTAAAGATGACGCCGGTCTAGAGATTATCCGTCACTCCTGTGCACATTTGTTAGGCCATGCTATTAAACAATTATGGCCAGACACCAAAATGGCGATCGGTCCGGTGATTGATCATGGTTTTTACTATGATATCGATTTGGATCACATGCTGACTCAGGAAGATATTGACCTGCTTGAAAAGCGTATGCACGAGCTGGCCAGCAAAGATTACGATGTCATCAAGAAAAAAGTGAGCTGGCAGGAAGCGCGCGATACATTTATGACCCGCGGAGAAGTCTATAAGGTCGCTATCCTTGATGAAAATATCAGCCATGACGACCATCCTGGTCTGTATCATCATGAAGAATATATCGATATGTGCCGTGGTCCGCATGTACCGAATATGCGGTTTTGTCACCATTTCAAATTACAGAAAACGTCAGGTGCTTACTGGCGGGGTGACAGCAAAAATAAAATGTTGCAACGCATTTATGGCACAGCATGGGCGGATAAAAAGCAGTTAAGTGCTTATTTGCAACGTATGGAAGAAGCCGCCAAGCGTGATCACCGTAAAATCGGTAAACAGCTTGATTTGTACCATATGCAGGAAGAAGCGCCAGGTATGGTATTCTGGCATAACGATGGCTGGACAATTTTCCGTGAGCTTGAAGTCTTTGTTCGTATGAAGCTCAAAGAGTACCAGTATCAGGAAGTAAAAGGCCCATTTATGATGGATCGTGTTCTGTGGGAAAAAACAGGGCATTGGGAAAATTATGCAGAACACATGTTTACGACGTCTTCTGAGAACCGTGAATATTGCATTAAACCGATGAACTGCCCGGGGCATGTGCAAATTTTTAATCAGGGTCTCAAATCTTATCGTGATTTGCCATTGCGTATGGCCGAATTTGGTAGTTGTCACCGTAATGAACCATCAGGTTCGCTGCATGGGTTAATGCGGGTTCGCGGTTTCACGCAGGATGATGCACATATTTTTTGTACTGAGGATCAGGTTCGTAGTGAAGTAAATAGCTGTATAAAAATGGTTTATGACATGTACAGCACTTTTGGTTTCGATAAGATTGTAGTGAAACTTTCTACTCGTCCTGAGAAACGTATTGGTACCGATGAGATGTGGACCCGTGCTGAGGATGACTTAGCCGCAGCGTTGGCGGAAAATAGTATTCCGTTTGAGTTCCAGCCGGGAGAGGGGGCGTTTTACGGTCCAAAGATCGAATTCACTCTGCATGATTGTTTGGATCGTGCCTGGCAGTGTGGTACGGTGCAGCTCGACTTTTCATTACCTGGCCGTTTGAATGCTTCTTATGTCGGAGAAAGTAATGAACGTCAGGTACCAGTAATGATTCACCGGGCTATACTGGGATCTATGGAGCGATTTATCGGTATTCTTACAGAGGAATACGCAGGCTTTTTCCCAACATGGTTAGCTCCGGTACAGGTGGTGATTATGAATATCACCGACAATCAGTCTGATTATGTCAGCGAATTAACCAGAAAACTGCAGGAAGCAGGAATTCGCGTCAAAGCAGACTTGAGAAATGAGAAGATAGGCTTTAAAATCCGCGAGCACACTTTGCGGCGTGTTCCTTATATGCTTGTCTGCGGCGACAAAGAAGTTGAAGCAGGTAAAGTTGCAGTCCGTACTCGTCGTGGTAAGGATTTGGGGAGCCTGGATGTCCGTGAAGTGATCAGTAAGCTGCAGGAAGAGATTCGCAGCCGTAGTCTTCATCAATTGGAGGAATAA
- the nadE gene encoding ammonia-dependent NAD(+) synthetase — translation MSLQQEIIQALSVKSTIDPAQEIRVSVDFLKDYLKAHPFIKSLVLGISGGQDSTLTGKLCQTAISELRNETGKDDYQFIAVRLPFGVQADEHDCQDALAFIQPDRVLKVNIKPAIEASEATLRELGIELSDFVKGNEKARERMKAQYSIAGMNAGLVVGTDHAAEAVTGFFTKYGDGGTDINPIFRLNKRQGKALLKLLGCPSHLYTKTPTADLEDNRPALPDEVALGVTYDKIDDYLEGKQIDPKDAAIIENWYSKTEHKRRPPITVFDNFWR, via the coding sequence ATGTCATTACAGCAGGAAATCATCCAGGCGCTAAGTGTGAAAAGTACCATCGATCCAGCGCAGGAAATCCGTGTGAGTGTTGATTTTTTAAAAGATTATCTTAAAGCACACCCATTTATCAAAAGTTTGGTATTAGGAATTAGTGGCGGCCAGGATTCGACCCTCACTGGCAAACTATGCCAAACCGCCATTAGCGAATTGCGCAATGAAACCGGAAAAGACGATTACCAGTTCATCGCGGTTCGTTTGCCATTCGGTGTACAGGCCGATGAACATGACTGCCAGGACGCCCTTGCATTTATCCAACCAGACCGAGTGTTGAAAGTAAACATAAAGCCAGCCATAGAGGCCAGTGAAGCGACCTTGCGTGAGTTAGGTATTGAACTGTCCGATTTCGTGAAAGGTAATGAAAAAGCACGTGAACGGATGAAAGCCCAGTACAGTATTGCTGGCATGAACGCAGGTCTGGTGGTGGGAACGGATCATGCAGCTGAAGCCGTAACGGGTTTCTTCACCAAATACGGTGATGGAGGTACGGATATCAATCCAATCTTCCGTTTGAATAAACGCCAGGGAAAAGCGTTGTTAAAACTGCTTGGCTGCCCGTCCCATCTCTATACCAAGACCCCCACAGCAGATTTGGAAGATAACCGGCCGGCCCTGCCTGACGAAGTGGCGCTTGGCGTCACTTATGACAAAATTGATGATTATCTGGAGGGCAAACAGATTGATCCAAAAGATGCAGCAATCATCGAAAACTGGTACAGCAAGACCGAACACAAACGTCGTCCACCAATTACCGTTTTTGACAACTTCTGGCGTTAA
- the osmE gene encoding osmotically-inducible lipoprotein OsmE produces the protein MKNSRLIMCIAAGAVMLSGCTAYNRVENYLTKPVVRDVNKGMTRQQVNQIAGSPSTTVTMVNARGTCDTYILGTHDGKVQHYFVSFDETGHVMNKGFQSCQEYDTNPQH, from the coding sequence ATGAAAAATAGTCGACTCATCATGTGTATTGCCGCAGGTGCGGTGATGCTTTCCGGATGTACAGCGTATAACCGGGTTGAAAACTATTTAACAAAACCCGTGGTAAGGGATGTGAATAAAGGTATGACCAGACAGCAAGTGAACCAAATTGCCGGTTCTCCCTCGACGACCGTTACAATGGTCAATGCCAGGGGAACGTGTGATACCTATATCCTGGGAACGCACGATGGCAAGGTTCAGCATTATTTCGTTAGCTTTGATGAAACGGGCCACGTTATGAACAAGGGTTTCCAAAGCTGCCAGGAGTACGATACGAATCCACAGCATTAA
- the ihfA gene encoding integration host factor subunit alpha, translating into MALTKAEMSEYLFEKLGLSKRDAKELVELFFEEVRRALENGEQVKLSGFGNFDLRDKNQRPGRNPKTGEDIPITARRVVTFRPGQKLKSRVENASPKE; encoded by the coding sequence ATGGCGCTTACAAAAGCTGAAATGTCAGAATACCTGTTTGAAAAGCTTGGGCTGAGCAAACGGGATGCCAAAGAGCTAGTCGAGCTGTTTTTTGAAGAAGTTCGTCGCGCTTTGGAAAATGGCGAGCAAGTCAAGTTGTCTGGTTTTGGTAATTTTGATTTGCGAGACAAGAACCAACGACCGGGACGTAACCCAAAAACTGGCGAAGATATTCCGATTACGGCGCGTCGTGTGGTCACGTTCCGTCCGGGGCAGAAATTGAAAAGTCGGGTAGAAAACGCTTCACCCAAAGAATGA
- a CDS encoding nitrous oxide-stimulated promoter family protein yields MPGKRIQREIHTVSLMIDLYEKMHPAPENDADRYVHLFQYAVNRLERCYFKEEKPACKQCPIHCYQPAKREEIKTIMRGSGPRMLLYHPILTIRHLMDDYRPVPPHLVSKTKKTSNDT; encoded by the coding sequence ATGCCGGGGAAACGAATCCAACGAGAAATCCATACTGTCAGCTTGATGATTGATCTGTATGAAAAAATGCATCCAGCACCAGAAAACGATGCCGACCGTTATGTTCATCTATTCCAATATGCGGTGAATCGTCTGGAAAGATGTTACTTTAAGGAAGAGAAACCGGCCTGCAAACAATGCCCCATCCATTGCTATCAACCAGCAAAACGCGAAGAAATCAAAACAATAATGCGCGGGTCAGGGCCACGAATGCTGTTGTATCACCCTATTCTGACTATCCGTCATTTAATGGATGACTATCGCCCAGTGCCCCCTCACCTTGTATCCAAAACAAAGAAAACCTCTAACGATACCTAA
- the rplT gene encoding 50S ribosomal protein L20 yields the protein MARVKRGVVARARHKKVLKQAKGYYGARSRVYRVAFQAVIKAGQYAYRDRRQRKRQFRQLWIARINAAARQNGLSYSKFINGLKKASVEIDRKILADIAVFDKIAFSALVEKAKLALV from the coding sequence ATGGCTCGCGTAAAACGTGGTGTAGTTGCCCGTGCACGTCACAAGAAAGTATTGAAACAAGCGAAAGGTTACTATGGTGCCCGTTCGCGTGTTTATCGTGTTGCCTTCCAGGCAGTAATCAAAGCTGGTCAGTATGCTTACCGTGACCGTCGTCAGCGTAAACGTCAGTTCCGTCAGCTGTGGATTGCACGTATCAATGCAGCAGCCCGTCAGAATGGTTTGTCTTACAGTAAGTTTATCAATGGCTTGAAAAAAGCCTCTGTTGAAATTGATCGTAAGATTTTGGCTGATATCGCCGTATTTGACAAAATTGCCTTTAGTGCATTAGTCGAAAAAGCGAAATTAGCACTGGTGTAA
- the pheS gene encoding phenylalanine--tRNA ligase subunit alpha: MPHLAELVAKARTAIEETQDITTLENVRVEYLGKKGHLTLQMTSLRELPAEERPAAGAVINQAKQDVQEALNTRKQALESAEMNARLAAETIDVSLPGRTMENGGLHPITRTIDRIETFFGELGFSVASGPEIEDDYHNFDALNIPGHHPARADHDTFWFDAGRLLRTQTSGVQIRTMEKQQPPIRIIAPGRVYRNDYDQTHTPMFHQMEGLIIDENINFTNLKGTLHDFLRNFFEEDLQVRFRPSYFPFTEPSAEVDVMGKNGKWLEVLGCGMVHPNVLRNVGVDPEVYSGFAFGMGMERLTMLRYGVTDLRAFFENDLRFLKQFK; encoded by the coding sequence ATGCCACATCTCGCAGAGCTGGTTGCCAAAGCCAGAACAGCCATAGAAGAGACTCAAGATATCACTACACTGGAAAATGTGCGTGTTGAATATCTGGGTAAAAAAGGTCACTTAACCCTTCAGATGACCTCGCTGCGCGAGCTGCCTGCTGAAGAACGTCCCGCCGCAGGTGCGGTAATCAATCAGGCAAAGCAGGATGTTCAGGAAGCGCTGAATACCCGCAAACAAGCACTGGAATCAGCAGAAATGAATGCTCGCCTGGCCGCAGAAACAATAGATGTTTCTCTGCCAGGGAGAACCATGGAAAACGGGGGGCTACATCCGATAACCCGAACCATTGACCGGATTGAAACTTTTTTCGGCGAACTGGGATTTTCAGTGGCATCAGGTCCGGAAATTGAAGATGACTATCATAACTTTGATGCGTTGAATATTCCTGGTCATCATCCTGCACGCGCCGATCATGACACATTCTGGTTTGATGCCGGGCGCTTGTTGCGTACACAAACTTCAGGTGTGCAAATTCGTACAATGGAAAAACAGCAGCCGCCGATTCGCATTATTGCGCCAGGCCGCGTTTATCGTAACGACTATGATCAAACGCACACGCCGATGTTCCATCAGATGGAAGGGTTGATTATTGACGAAAATATCAACTTTACCAATCTGAAAGGGACGCTGCATGATTTTCTGCGCAACTTCTTTGAGGAAGATTTACAGGTCCGTTTTCGTCCTTCCTATTTCCCCTTTACAGAGCCTTCAGCTGAAGTGGATGTAATGGGTAAAAATGGTAAATGGCTTGAAGTTTTAGGATGCGGCATGGTGCATCCGAATGTGCTACGTAATGTGGGGGTCGATCCAGAAGTTTACTCCGGTTTTGCATTCGGCATGGGTATGGAACGCCTGACTATGTTGCGTTATGGCGTCACCGACTTACGTGCATTCTTTGAAAACGATTTACGCTTCCTCAAACAGTTTAAATAA
- the rpmI gene encoding 50S ribosomal protein L35 has protein sequence MPKIKTVRGAAKRFKKTANGGFKRKHANLRHILTKKATKRKRHLRPKGLVSKGDLGLVVACLPYA, from the coding sequence ATGCCAAAGATTAAAACAGTACGTGGCGCCGCTAAACGCTTCAAAAAAACCGCTAACGGTGGTTTTAAGCGTAAGCATGCTAACCTGCGTCATATTCTGACCAAAAAGGCGACTAAACGTAAACGTCATCTGCGTCCGAAAGGTCTGGTCTCCAAAGGAGATTTGGGCTTGGTCGTTGCGTGCCTACCTTACGCATAA
- the pheT gene encoding phenylalanine--tRNA ligase subunit beta, with translation MKFSELWLREWVNPAISSDALSEQITMAGLEVDGVEAVAGAFHGVVVGEVMECAQHPNADKLRVTKVNIGGERLLDIVCGAPNCRQGLKVAVATVGAVLPGDFKIKAAKLRGEPSEGMLCSFSELAITDDHTGIIELPLDAPVGSDIRDYLALNDHTIEISVTPNRADCLGILGVARDVAVLNALVLTEPEIVPVDVVIQDTFPISVEATQACPRYLGRVVKGINIKAITPLWMSEKLRRCGIRSIDPVVDVTNYVLLELGQPMHAFDLSRLEDGIVVRMAKDGEVLRLLDGSDATLNSDTLVIADHQKALAIGGIFGGEHSGVNEDTQDVLLECAYFNPLSITGRARRYGLHTDASHRYERGVDPALQHKAIERATRLLLDICGGNAGPVIDVTSEKDLPVRATIELRREKLDRLIGHHIADEKVSTILSHLGCQVTKTNAGWQAVAPSWRFDMEIEEDLVEEVARIYGYDNIPNVATLAPLTMTQHREADLSLKRVKTMLVDRGFQEAITYSFVDPKIQSLVHPGEEALILPSPISVEMSAMRLSLWSGLLEAIVYNQNRQQSRLRLFESGLRFVPDQSADLGIRQDMMLAGVITGTRYDEHWDLARQAVDFYDLKGDLEAILALTGKQSAIEFRSEANPALHPGQSAAIYLGEEHIGFIGVIHPELERKLDLNGLTVVFEVRWDRLADRVVPDAKDISRFPSNRRDIAVVVSENVLAGDVLTECKKVGANQLVGVNLFDVYRGKGVAEGYKSLAISLILQDTSRTLAEEEIAATVAQCVAALKQRFQASLRD, from the coding sequence ATGAAATTCAGTGAACTCTGGTTACGCGAATGGGTTAATCCAGCAATCAGCAGCGATGCCTTATCTGAACAAATTACTATGGCGGGTCTTGAAGTCGATGGCGTTGAAGCTGTTGCTGGCGCCTTCCATGGTGTTGTTGTAGGGGAAGTGATGGAGTGCGCACAGCATCCTAATGCGGATAAGTTGCGTGTAACAAAGGTTAATATCGGAGGCGAGCGCCTGCTGGATATCGTTTGTGGCGCACCGAATTGTCGTCAGGGCCTGAAAGTTGCAGTTGCAACCGTGGGTGCTGTTCTTCCTGGCGATTTTAAAATCAAAGCGGCAAAATTGCGTGGTGAACCTTCGGAAGGGATGTTGTGTTCATTTTCGGAGTTGGCTATTACCGATGATCACACTGGTATCATTGAGTTACCACTGGATGCCCCAGTAGGTAGCGATATCCGTGACTATTTAGCGCTCAATGACCACACTATCGAAATCAGTGTGACACCGAACCGTGCGGATTGCCTGGGTATCCTGGGGGTCGCACGTGATGTGGCCGTATTGAATGCGTTGGTATTGACTGAACCGGAAATTGTACCGGTTGATGTCGTTATTCAGGATACGTTTCCGATTAGCGTTGAAGCGACTCAAGCTTGTCCGCGTTATCTGGGCCGGGTAGTGAAGGGCATTAATATTAAGGCGATAACACCGCTGTGGATGAGTGAAAAACTGCGGCGCTGCGGTATTCGTTCTATCGATCCGGTGGTGGATGTTACCAACTATGTTTTGTTGGAACTGGGACAACCCATGCATGCCTTCGATCTGAGCCGTTTGGAAGATGGTATTGTCGTGCGTATGGCCAAAGACGGTGAAGTTCTGCGCCTGCTGGATGGTAGTGATGCCACATTGAACAGTGACACACTGGTGATTGCGGACCACCAAAAGGCTCTGGCCATAGGTGGAATTTTCGGTGGGGAACACTCGGGTGTAAATGAAGACACACAGGATGTGTTGCTGGAGTGTGCTTACTTCAATCCACTGTCTATTACTGGTCGTGCTCGTCGTTATGGTCTGCACACGGATGCGTCCCATCGCTATGAGCGCGGTGTTGACCCGGCCTTGCAGCATAAAGCTATCGAACGTGCTACCCGTTTACTTTTGGATATCTGTGGCGGCAATGCCGGGCCGGTCATTGATGTTACTAGCGAAAAAGACTTACCTGTTCGAGCCACCATTGAACTGCGCCGAGAAAAGCTGGATCGGTTGATTGGTCATCATATTGCCGATGAAAAAGTCAGCACTATCCTGAGCCATCTGGGCTGTCAGGTAACGAAAACCAATGCCGGATGGCAGGCGGTAGCACCAAGTTGGCGTTTCGATATGGAAATCGAAGAGGATCTGGTGGAAGAAGTCGCGCGCATATATGGCTATGATAATATTCCCAATGTGGCGACGCTGGCACCACTGACAATGACTCAGCATCGTGAAGCGGATTTGTCGCTCAAACGAGTGAAAACCATGCTGGTTGACCGTGGATTCCAAGAAGCAATTACTTACAGTTTTGTTGATCCCAAAATTCAGTCTCTGGTTCATCCAGGTGAAGAGGCTTTGATTCTGCCTAGTCCGATTTCGGTTGAAATGTCCGCGATGAGGCTCTCACTGTGGAGCGGTTTACTGGAAGCGATAGTCTATAATCAGAACCGTCAGCAAAGCCGTCTACGTCTGTTTGAAAGCGGTTTACGTTTTGTTCCGGATCAAAGTGCAGACCTGGGCATTCGTCAGGATATGATGTTGGCAGGTGTGATTACTGGAACGCGGTATGATGAGCACTGGGATCTGGCCCGTCAGGCTGTTGACTTCTATGATTTGAAAGGTGATCTGGAAGCTATTCTGGCATTGACAGGTAAGCAGTCAGCCATTGAATTTCGCTCCGAGGCGAACCCGGCATTACATCCAGGGCAAAGTGCTGCAATTTATTTAGGTGAAGAACATATTGGTTTTATTGGTGTCATTCATCCTGAGCTGGAACGTAAACTGGATCTGAATGGACTTACTGTAGTGTTTGAAGTCCGCTGGGATCGGCTTGCAGACCGCGTGGTGCCTGATGCGAAGGACATTTCCCGCTTCCCGTCTAATCGTCGCGACATCGCTGTGGTCGTCTCTGAAAACGTGCTCGCAGGCGATGTTTTAACCGAATGCAAGAAAGTTGGCGCAAATCAGTTAGTTGGCGTAAACTTATTTGACGTGTACCGAGGAAAGGGCGTAGCGGAAGGGTATAAGAGCCTGGCTATTAGCCTGATATTGCAGGATACCTCTCGTACACTGGCAGAAGAGGAAATTGCCGCTACGGTTGCGCAATGTGTGGCGGCATTAAAACAGCGATTCCAAGCATCCTTGAGGGATTGA
- a CDS encoding metal-dependent hydrolase — protein MTAEGHLLFSIASAILAKKIELSPALAAGDWWHIIPGALLTALLPDIDHPKSVLGQRLKWISVPIARAFGHRGFTHSLLAIMLGLYFIHTQLPTDWLIPTDAYHAMIVGYLSHIAGDMLTTAGVPLLWPCRWRFRLPILNSQKGNQLERILCIGLIAFSIYHPQQPLDDWNDTLPIKLFQHRVHQLLIP, from the coding sequence ATGACTGCGGAAGGACACCTTCTCTTCTCTATTGCCAGCGCTATCTTGGCTAAAAAAATAGAACTATCGCCCGCGCTGGCCGCAGGAGACTGGTGGCATATTATTCCTGGTGCGTTACTGACGGCCTTGTTGCCAGATATCGATCATCCTAAATCAGTGTTGGGGCAACGGTTAAAGTGGATTTCAGTTCCTATCGCCCGGGCATTTGGTCACCGCGGTTTTACCCACAGTCTGCTGGCAATCATGCTCGGGCTCTATTTTATCCATACCCAGTTACCCACTGACTGGCTAATACCCACTGACGCCTATCACGCTATGATCGTTGGTTATCTTAGCCATATCGCTGGCGATATGCTAACTACCGCAGGAGTTCCGCTGCTATGGCCATGTCGCTGGCGCTTTCGTTTGCCTATCCTGAACAGTCAAAAAGGTAATCAACTGGAGCGTATCCTCTGCATTGGATTGATTGCTTTTTCAATCTATCACCCCCAACAACCGCTCGATGACTGGAACGACACGCTGCCAATTAAGCTTTTCCAGCACCGTGTTCATCAATTACTCATTCCATAA